In the Flavobacterium sp. 90 genome, CGGAATGGCAAATTGCTATCGAATTACAAAATAAATTCCCTGATTTACCATTAATCATCGATCCATCTCACATTACAGGAGATCGTAAAATGATTTTTGAAGTAACGCAAGAGGCTTTAGATTTGAACTACGATGGTATGATTATCGAAACGCACTACGATCCGGACAACGCTTGGTCTGATGCTGCTCAACAAGTTACTCCAGACGCTTTGAAACAAATCATTAAAGATTTGACGATTAGAAAAACGGATGATACTACAGATGAGTACAGTCAAAAAATGACTAAACTAAGAGCTAACATCGATGTTCTTGATGCTAACTTATTAGAGTTATTAGGAAAACGTATGAAAGTAGCTGACGAAATTGGTCAGGTGAAAAAAGATGCAAACGTAGCGATTCTTCAAAACAATCGTTGGAATGAAATCTTAGGAAAAATGATTCTTGAAGGTGAGAAAAAAGGTCTTACTGAAGAGTTTGTTTTAAGAATGTTCAAAGCAATTCACCAGGAAAGTATTGGTCACCAAGAGAAAATTTTCAACGCATAATTTTCTAAAAATATATAAGAGGTATAAGTTAATTTAAGTTTTATTAAAATTAGCTCTTAAGTTTTCTTATGTCACAATATTAAAAATAGATTGTTTTTTTTAAATCCCTATTTCTTCGAAAGAAGATTTGGGGATTTTTACATTATATAACATAGCCCAAGGTTTCAACCTTGGGAAGTGTAATGTTTGTTTTAAACCATTTCTTAAGGTTAAAACTGTGGGTTGTGGTTAAAATTATTCATTTATCTTTGCAAAGATTTAAGAGTGGAATCTAAACTCTAAAATCAGCAATCTAAAATTAAAGAATGACAGGACTCGTATATAAATCTACAGGAAGTTGGTACACGGTAAAATCTGAAAAAGGTGATTTTATAGAATGCCGTATGAAAGGGAAGTTTAGGATGAAAGGTATTAAAAGTACAAATCCTATTGCTGTGGGCGATATTGTAGATTATGAATTGGAAGAAACTTCAGATGCTGTAACGGGAACCATTTTTAATATTCACGAAAGAAAGAATTACATCGTTCGTAAATCGGTTAATTTATCGCATCAAATGCATATTATTGCGTCGAATATTGATCGCGTTTTTTTATTGATTACAATTAATAATCCACCAACAACCTTCAACTTTATTGATCGTTTTTTAGTAACTGCCGAAGCTTATAATATTGAAACTATTCTGGTATTTAATAAAATAGATACTTTTGATGAACCTACTCTTGAGGATCAATTGTATATGCAATATGTTTATCAGCAAATAGGTTATAAATGTCTTCGCGTTTCTTCGACTGAAATGAAAGGAGTTGAAGAATTAAAAGAAATGATGATTGGTAAAGTAAGCATGTTTTCAGGACATTCAGGTGTAGGGAAATCGACTTTGGTAAACGCAATGGAACCGTCTTTACATCTTAAAACCAAAAATATTTCTGAAGCCAGTAAACAAGGACAACACACGACGACTTTTGCCGAAATGTATGATTTATCTTTTAATGCAAAAATTATCGATACTCCGGGAATTAAAGGTTTTGGAATTGTTGATATGGAAAAAGAAGAAATCAGCGGTTATTTTCCTGAGTTTTTTAAATTAAAAGACCAATGTAAGTTTAACAATTGTCTACATAAAGAAGAACCGCATTGCGCTATTAAAGCTGCTTTAGAAAAAGACGAGATCGCTTGGTCACGTTACAATAGTTACTTAAAGATCTTGGAAGGCGATGACGAAAATTATCGTACGGATTCTTATGATGAAGATCGAAAAGCAAGTGACGAACTTAGAAAGTAATTGTTAATTATCAATTGTTGATTGTTAATTCCAAATCAAAAATTATCGACAAATTTTGACTGTAGAGATACATCGCATTGTATATAATGTTAGAATTTAAAATCTGTTTAATCCGTGTAATCTGTGGCCAATAAACTCCGCTGCATTAGATCAAAATAAAAATGAGAATTGTACTTCAAAGAGTTTCCGAGGCGTCTGTAACAGTAGAAGGCCAAAAAACAGCAGATATTCAAAAAGGATTATTGGTTTTAGTCGGAATTGAAGATGCCGACACTCAGGAAGATATTGATTGGCTTGTTGGGAAAATCATTAAAATGAGAATTTTTGGTGACGAAAATGATATAATGAACTGCTCAGTTCAGGATATTGATGGCGATATTATAGTTGTAAGCCAGTTTACACTTCATGCTTCTACAAAAAAAGGCAACCGTCCTTCTTATATAAAAGCTGCAAAACCTGAATTTGCGATTCCGATGTATGAAAATTTTGTAAAATCATTAGAAAAAGATTTTGATAAAAAAGTACAAACCGGAATTTTTGGTGCTGATATGAAGGTTAATCTCTTAAATGACGGGCCTGTAACAATTTTAATGGACAGCAAAAACCGAGATTAAAAAATAATTAGAGAAAGATTAAAAAATTCTTACACTAGTGTTAAAGGTTTCTAAAAATAATATATATTTGGCGAAATTACTTACTAATGAAAACTTCTGTTTTTGCGTTACTTTTCTTCTTTGTTACGCTTATTTCTTCTGCCCAAAAAGGCGAATATCCTGTTTCAAAAATCTCCGATAGTCTTAAAGAAAATGCCAATGCTGTAGTCCGTTTAGATCAAATGGATATTATTATTGCTTCACAGCGTAATATGACTTTGAAAACGCAGAGAGTTGTAACGGTTTTAAATGAAAAGGGTCTTGAGGATATCAATGCATTTCAGCATTATGATAAAACAACCGGTATCAAAAGTATCGAAGCAGTTGTTTACGATGAACTTGGTAATGAAATCAAAAAGATTAGAAAAAAAGATTTTAAAGATCAAAGTGCTGTTAGCGGAAGTACTCTTTTTTCAGATAGTAGAATAATTTATTTAGATTATACTCCAATTTCATATCCATTTACAATTATATATTCCAGCGAAGTCGAAACTTCAAACACTGCTTTTATTCCAAAATGGTATTTTTTAAGCGGTTATAATGTAAGTATAGAGAAATCCATCTTAAATGTTTCTTATCCAAATAACCTGGGATTTAAAAAGAAAGAATTTCAATTTTCTGATTTTAAAATAAATAAAACGGTAGACAGCGATACAAAACTTAGTTATAATGCTGTAAATATTTATGCCAGAAAAGGAGAAGATTACAGTCCTTCGGCAGAAGATCTTTTTCCTAAAGTTATGATGGGATTGGAGCATTTTCATCTAGAAGGTGTAGACGGAACTGCGACAACATGGGAAGCATTTGGTAAATGGTACAGCGAAAAAATTCTTGCGGGAACAACAGTCTTACCCGAAGAAACTGTAACGAAAATAAAAGCCTTGGTTGGTGATGAAAAAGATCCAATAAAAAAAGCAAAAATTATCTACGACTATGTTCAGAAAAAATCAAGATATGTAAATATTGCGATTGGTATTGGAGGCTGGAAACCTATGCTTGCTTCTGATGTAGATCGATTGGGATATGGAGATTGTAAAGCATTGTCAAATTACACAAAAGCACTTTTACAGACAGTCGACGTTCCTTCGTATAATACTATTTTATATGGAGATCGTTACAAGTCGAATATCCAATCTGATTTTGTTTCGATGCAGGGAAATCACATGATATTAGCAATTCCAAATGGAAATAATTATACATTTCTTGAATGTACAAGTCAGGATGATCCGTTTGGGTATCAAGGTACTTTTACAGACGACCGAGATGTTTTGGTTGTTAAGCCAGAAGGAGGAGTAATTGTTAGAACTACAATTTATGCTGATCCGGGTAATACACAAAAAGATAAAGGCTTTTATACTATTGATGAAAATGGAAATTTCTCCGGAGCAATTTCTGTTATTTCAGAAGGTTCACAATATAGTTCTAAAGCACAAGTTGAAACTTTACAGCCAACAGAAAAAGAAGCTCATTACAAGAAATATTGGGATAATATCAATAATTTGAAATTGGGGAAAATAACTTTTACAAACGATAAAGAAAATATTCGTTTTACAGAAGATATTCAGGTTAGTGCAATAAGTTACGCGACAATTTCTGCTAATAAGATGATTTTTGCAATTGATGCGTTCAATCAAAGTTCAGGTAATGTAAAAAGAATCCGAAATAGAAAGAATCCATTTCAAATTCAACGTGGTTATTTAGATACTGATGAAATCGAAATTAATCTGCCAACAGGTTTTTCCATTGAATTTTTGCCTGCAAATTTTGAACTAAAAGGCAAATTTGGAGAATACAAAACCGAAATCATTAAAAAAGAAAATAACAAACTGACCTACAAACGCTCTATGTTTTTAAATAAGGGAAAATATTCAAACAAAGAATACGATGAATATCGCCTTTTTATGGAACAAGTGTCAAAAAACGATAATGCCAAAATTATATTAACCAAGAATTAATTAAGAACTAATCAAATGAAATTTATTAAACTTTTTAGTCTTTCAATCCTTTTGTTGTTTATCTCAAAAGTAACAGCACAAGAATTTAAATTAGGAAAAGTATCTATTGCAGAACTGGAACAAAAAGTGCATCCTAAAGATTCGTCTGCAGTTGCCGCAATATTGTATAAAAAAGGAGAAGTAAGAATTGAATACGATCAAAATGAAGGATTTGTCACCTTCACAGATGTTGAAACCAGAATTAAAATTTACAAAAAAGAGGGTTATAATTGGGCTACTCAAGCAGTTTGGTATTATAACCAAAGTAGTTTTAAGGAACGAGTGTTTTTTACAGATGCGGTTACCTATAATTTAGTAAATGGTAAAATTGAAAAAACAAAGCTTAAAAGTGATGGTACTTTTGATGAAGTTTTAAATAAATATAGAGGGCAAAAAAAGATTACAATGCCTAATGTTAAAGAAGGATCTGTAATTGAGTTTAGATATACAATTAAATGTCCAAGTGACAGAATAATCAGAGATTGGGATTTTCAAACCTCTATTCCAGTAAATTACTCTGAATTTTCGACTTTTATTCCTGAATATTATGTTTTTAATTTAAGACAAAAAGGGTATATTTTTCCTAAAACTACTACAGTGAAAAATCCTAAATCAGTAGTGCTAACAAGCAAGGAAAGATCAGATAATGGGAATGTTTCTCATACTACTTTTTCAACAGGTAAGCTTGATTATGTAGAAACTCAAACGACATTTAAAGCAGTAGATTTTCCGGCAATGAAAGAAGAATCTTTTGTAAATAATATTGATAACTATCTTTCAAGTGTTGCACATGAATTATCGATGATAAAATATCCTAATTCAACAATGAAAGAATATTCAACAGATTGGAATTCGGTAGTTAAAACGATATACGACTATGATGATTTTGGACCTGAATTGAATAAAACAGGATATTTTGAAGATAATCTAAAAACGCTTCTGGTAGGAAAAAATACTCCTGAAGAAAAAATACAAACAATTTTAAGTTATGTACAATCCAATGTAAAATGGAATGGTTACATGGGCTATAGTTGTGATAGTGGAGTTAAAAAAGCGTATAAGGAAAAAACAGGAAATATAGCGGATATTAATTTAATGCTTACGGCTATGTTACGTTATTCCGGTTTAACAGCAAACCCGGTTTTAGTAAGTACACGTTCAAACGGAATCGCGCTATTCCCAAATAGAAATGCTTTTAATTATGTAATTGCAGCAGTTGAAACAGAGCAGGGAAATATTTTAATTGATGCAAGTGAGAAATTTTCTACTCCAAATGTCTTGCCTTTAAGAGTTTTAAACTGGTCTGGAAGATTGATTAGAAAAGATGGTACATCTCAGGAAATTGATTTAATGCCAAGTAAACCATCGAGCGACAATGTTTTCATGAATTATAGTATTGATGCTGACGGTAAAGTAACCGGAAAAACCAGAAGACAAAGTACAGATTATAATGCGATGATTACCAGAGATAATATGAGTAGTGTAAAAGAAGAAGAATATCTGGAGAAGCTTGAAAATTCAAATAATAAAATTGAGATTAGCGAATATATCAGAACAAACGAAAAAGACATTTTGTTGCCAACAATAGAAACATATTCGTTTACAGGAAATAATTTGTGTGAGGTAATTGGAGGGAAAATCTATGTAAGTCCAATGTTGTTTTTTACTAATGATGAAAATCCATTTAAACAAGAAGTTCGTGAATATCCGGTAGATTTTAGTTATCCTTTTTTAGATAAATATAATATTACAATTCAAATTCCAGAAGGATTTGCTGTTGAAACTTTGCCTGCACCGGCAATTCTTAATATGGAAGATAATTTAGGAACTTTTAAATTTAATATTGCGGCCAGTGGCAATGCATTACAGTTGAGTATCGCACATCAAATAAATGATGCTGTAGTTTCTGCTGAAAAATATGAAATGCTAAAAGAATATTACAAAGTAATGATTGCCAAAGAAACAGAAAAGATCGTTTTAAAGAGAATATAACATGAAATCTCAAAGTATAGTAATCGTTTTTTTATTTTCAATTTTAAGTGTTTCTAAAATAAATGCGCAAAATCAGGAATTAGGGAAAGTTACTATTGCTGAATTACAGGAAAAAGTACATCCAAAAGATACTACTGCTCCCGCAGCAATTTTATTCAAAAAAGGAAAAACGTTTTTGACTTACAACAAAGACAGAGGATTCTCAGTAAACAACATTTATGAATTTAAGATCAAAATTTATAAAAAAGAAGGACTGGATTGGGCAAATCAAAAAGTACGTTTCTACATTGGATATGAAAGTCTAAATGAAGACAGAGTAGACTTTTCAGATGCCGTAACTTATAATTTGGAAAACGGAAAAATTGTAAAAACGAAACTTGACAATCAAGGTAGTTTTACAAAAAATATAAATAAATACTGGAGCGAAAAAATAATAACGTTACCAAATGTAAAAGAAGGCTCAATAATAGAATACAAATATGTTCTTAGATCCGAAAACATTGTTAAGCTTCCGGATTTTCAAATTCAGTATGATGTTCCGTTAAATTATTTCGAGTATAAAACCGAAATTCCGGAAATGTATATTTATAAACCAATTTTGATTGGCAGACAACCCATTGTTACTGATTCTAAATTGATTAATGCAGGTCAGAGTTTTGAAAACGAACACAATCAAACCGCCAGACTTTCGTACAGACAAATTAATTCGACCTATTCAGGAAAAGATATTCCGGCACTTACAGAAGAACCTTATGTAAATAACCCTGTTAATTACCGAGGATCAATTCAGCATGAATTAGAAAGAATTAGATATGTTGATCAGCCGGATAAAGATTATACGGTTACCTGGGAAGGTGTAGCAACAACAATTTTTAAAGATGAAAATTTTGGAAAAGAACTTAATGAAAGAAGCTTTTTCCTTCAGGATGTAAAGCGATTATTAGCTAATGTTGAAGCGCCAGGCGAAAGGTTAGATATCATCTTCAAGTTTGTTCAGAATAAAATGAATTGGAACGAAACCAGAGGATGTTATACAGATAAAGGTGTCGTAAAAGCTTATAAAGATCAGACTGGAAATGTAGCTGAAATCAATTTTATCTTGATTGATATGCTTAAAATTGCGGGTATAGATGCAAATCCGGTTTTAGTAAGTACAATCGAAAACGGAGTTCCTGTTTATCCAACACGTACAGGATTTAATTATGTAATTGCCGCTGCCGAAATCGACGGAAAACAAATACTTCTGGACGCAACTAATAAATTTACTGCGCCTAATATTTTACCATTCAATGTTATAAACTGGAAAGGAAGATTGATTAAGAAAGATGGCACTTCGCAGGAAATTAATTTAGATCCAGTTATCCCATCTCGTGAAATATCCAGTTTGATGGTTAAGATGGATGCCAAGGGAAAAATGGAAGGGAAAGTTAGAATTCAAAGAACAGACTATGACGCTTATAATTTTAGAGTTCGAAATGCAGACAAGAACGAAGAAAGCTATCTTGAAAAATTTGAAGAAGAATTAGGAGGTTTAAAAATTTCAAATTATACCGTTGAAAATAAAAAGACAAATTTATCAGGTCCGGTTTTAGAGACTTTTGCATTTACTTCAGAGAATCAATCGGATATTATAAAAGATAAAATTTTTATCAATCCGTTATTGTTTTTTACCAGAAGTAAGAATCCTTTTAAACAGGAAAACAGGCAAATGGCTATTTATTTTGGATATATTACAATGGAAAGGTTTGCTGTAAATTTAGAAATTCCCGAAGGATATATGGTAGAGTCTTTACCGGCTCCCGTTCGTGTTACCTTAGGAGATAAAGAAATAGTATTCTCACTGAACACTTCAAGTGATGGAAATAAAATTCAAATTTTGAGCACAAAAGAAATTAACAGTAGTATTTTTGCAGCTGACGCATATCAGGGATTAAAAGATCTCTTTCAGAAAATGATTGCAAGTCAGAACGAAAAAATTATTCTTAAAAAAATTTAATCATGGATTTGAAAAATGCACAACTTGATGTTGATACCTGGATAAAAGAACACGGAGTTCGCTATTTTAACGAATTGACCAATATGGCGCAGCTTACAGAAGAAGTTGGTGAAGTTGCCAGAATTATTGCACGCAGATATGGTGAACAATCTGAGAAAGAAAGTGATAAAAATAAAGATTTAGGAGAAGAATTAGCTGATGTTGTTTTTGTGGTTTTATGTCTTGCCAACCAAACAGGAATTGATTTACAAGCTGCTTTTGATAAAAAAATGGACTTAAAATCAGTTAGAGACAAGGATCGTCATAAAAACAACGATAAATTAAAATAATTGTGAAATATCACTCATAAGCTTTGAATTATGAGTTTTGAATTTTGAATTATGAGTGTGGAGTGGTAAATTGCGTGGCGAATTACGTTTCTAATCATTCCTAATTCATAAATATACAATTTACAATTAAAAAAATGAATTTACTACTCCAGACAACTCAACATAATTTACAAGGACAAATTGCTGTAACAGGATCAAAAAGCGAGACAAATCGTTTATTGTTGTTAAAAGCATTGTTTCCAAATATTACATTGGCAAATACTTCAAATTCTGATGATAGCGAAGTAATGCAAAAAGCCTTAATAGGCAATGACGAAATTGTTGACATTCATCACGCAGGAACGGCAATGCGTTTTTTGACAGCTTATTTTGCTGTTAATGAAGGTCGCGAAGTAGTGATGACAGGTTCAAGCAGAATGCAGGAACGCCCAATAAAAATTCTAGTAGAAGCTTTAGGACAATTGGGAGTTGAAATCTCTTATGAAAAAGAAGAAGGTTATCCGCCAATTAGAATTAAAGGAAAAAAAGTAACCGCTTCAAAAGTTACTTTGGCAGCAAATGTGAGCAGCCAATATATTTCGGCACTTTTACTTGTAGCTTCAAAATTAGAAAATGGTTTAGAATTGACATTAGAAGGAGAAATTACTTCCATTCCTTATATTAAAATGACTTTGGCTTTGCTAAACGATTTAGATATTCAAACCAGTTTTGAAGGAAATGTAATTAAAGTTTTTCCAAAAGCTGCAGTTGAAACCAAAGAAATGGTTGTAGAATCAGATTGGAGTTCAGCATCTTACTTTTTTAGTTTGGTAGCTTTGGCTGATACAGCTTCAATCACTTTAAGCAGTTACAAAGAAAATAGTTTACAAGGAGATTCAGAATTAGTGTCGCTTTATGAAAATCTGGGAGTGAAAACGACTTTCCAAGACAATAAAATGACTTTGGTGAAACAAGAAAATTTTAAATTCGAAACTGTAAACTTTGAATTAAATAATACCCCAGATATTGCACAAACTATCGTGGTAACTTGTTTAGGTTTGGGAATTGGCTGTCATTTAACGGGTCTTCATACTTTAAAAATCAAAGAAACAGATAGACTGGAAGCTCTTAGAATCGAGTTGACAAAACTAGGAGCAAATATTTCTGTTACCAATGATAGTTTGACTTTAACAGCTTCAGAAAATATCAATCATAATGTAAAAATTGCCACTTACAACGATCACCGTATGGCAATGGCATTTGCACCATTAGCTTTAAAAGTACCAATTATTATTGAAAATGCTGAAGTAGTTTCTAAGTCATACCCTGATTTCTGGAACGATCTAAAAGAATTAAACTTCCAAATTTCAGAATTGTAAAAATTTTAAATCATATAAGTGATATAAGTTCATTTAATAAAATGAGCATAATTTAAATAGCCCCTAGTTTTAACTAGGGGTTTTGTTTTTTGATTCTATCTAAAATCTTTGGATTTAGCCAAATAAAAACACATACATTTTTTTTAAGAATCTGGATTAAATGAACTTATATTACTTATATGGTTAAAAAAAGGATAAAAACTCCATTTTTAATCAACGCCAAGTAGTAGCAAATCAGCGACTTTTGAAAATAAACATCAAAACACTTGACAACGCCTATCTCACAGTCGTATATTTGCACACGATTAAAAATCAGGTATTCAAATAATCCGGATTGAAATCTATAACTCATAACTTTCTCAAATGAAATTATCACATTTTCAGTTTAATTTACCGAAAGAACTTTTAGCGGAATTCCCGGCAGAAAATAGAGACGAATCTCGTTTAATGGTAATCGATCGTCAAAAACAAACTATAGAACATAAAATGTTTAAAGATGTTATCAATTATTTTGATGACGGAGACGTTTTGATTCTTAACAATACTAAAGTTTTCCCTGCACGTTTGTACGGAAACAAAGAAAAAACAGGAGCAAGAATTGAGGTTTTCTTATTAAGAGAATTAAATTCAGAGCAACGTCTTTGGGACGTTTTAGTTGATCCGGCTAGAAAAATCCGTATTGGAAACAAACTTTATTTTGGTGACGACGATTCATTAGTTGCTGAGGTAATTGACAACACGACTTCTCGTGGTAGAACTTTACGTTTTTTATATGACGGTTCTTACGAAGAATTCAGAAACAAATTGACAGAACTTGGAGAAACTCCAATTCCTAAATACATCAATAGAGAAGTAACTGCAGAAGATGCTGAAAGATACCAAACTATTTATGCAAAAGAAGAAGGAGCTGTAGCTGCACCAACTGCTGGTTTACACTTCTCGAAACACCTTTTGAAAAAATTAGAAATCAAAGGAGTTAATTTTGCAGAAGTAACATTACACGTTGGTTTAGGAACTTTTAATCCGGTTGAGGTTGAAGATTTATCAAAACACAAAATGGATTCTGAGGAATTGATTATTAATCAGGAAGCATGTGATATTGTAAATGCTGCAAAAGCAAGCAGAAAACGTATTTGTGCTGTTGGAACAACTTCAATGCGTGCAATTGAAAGTTCTGTTTCTTCTCAAAATACTTTAAATCCTTATGAAGGATGGACAAATAAATTTATTTTCCCTCCTCATGATTTTAGTATTGCAAACTGTATGATTACAAATTTCCATACACCAAAATCAACATTATTAATGATGATTTCTGCTTTCTGTGGACATGATTTAATGAAAAGAGCATACGAAGAAGCAATCAAAGAAGGATATAAATTCTATTCTTACGGAGATGCAATGTTAATTCTTTAATTAGAATTTATCTTATAAAGAGAACCCGACAAGTTTTAAAACCTGTCGGGTTTTCTGTTTTTTAATAGTTTTGTTCCAAGTTCGTTATGAAATATTAAATGCAAAGCTTCGCGAACTTAGCGTTTGTAAACGTTAAACTAGATAAAAGTCCTTTGCTCCCGATAGCTATCGGGATTGCGGTTAAATCTCCAAAGCATATCAACGCAAAACTTAAAACATGAAACAAAACAAACAAAATTTGTTATTTTAGCAGACAAAACAAAAACACGATGACTTTTCAAAATACACGCGAATTTGCACGAGAGCTTGATTCGCAAGACACATTAAATCATTATCAGGATCAATTTATTTTTCCAAAAGTAAATGACAAACGAGTTATTTATTTTACAGGGAATTCTCTTGGATTACAGCCAAAACGTACAAAAGCTTACATAGATGAAGTAATGAACGATTGGGCAGATCTTGCAGTCGAAGGGCATTTTTATGCGAATAAACCATGGTGGGATTATCAGGAAAGATTTGCAGAACCATTGAGTAAAATTGTTGGTGCCTTGCCATCAGAAGTTACGGTAATGAATACTTTGACCGTAAATCTTCACTTATTGATGGTTTCTTTTTATCAGCCAAAAGGGAAACGTTATAAAATTATCTGTGAAGAAAAAGCATTTCCTTCAGACCAATATATGTTTCAGAGTCAGGTTCATTTTCACGGTTATAAAACAGAAGATGCAATTGTAGAAATTAAACGTCGTGAAGGAGAACATAATATTCGCCTTGAAGATGTTCTGGCAAAAATTGAAGAAGTTGGTGATGAGCTGGCTTTAGTTTTAATTGGTGGAGTAAACTATTATACCGGACAAGTTTTCGATATTAAAACAATTACTGAAGCAGGACAAAAAGCCGGAGCAAAAGTAGGTTGGGATTTGGCACACGCTGCCGGAAACATCAAACTAGAACTTCATGATTGGAATGTAGATTTTGCTGCTTGGTGTAGTTATAAATATATGAATTCAGGACCAGGAAATGCTTCTGGCTGTTTCGTTCACGAAAAACACCATAATAATCCTGACTTACCAAGATTTGCAGGTTGGTGGGGACACAATAAAGAACGCCGTTTTAAAATGGAACCTAATTTTGATCCCGTTCACGGAGCAGATGGCTGGCAGATTAGTAATTTACCGGTTCTTTCTTTAGCGCCGTATTTAGCCTCAGTAGAAATGTTTGCAGAAGTTGGAATGGATGCTTTGATCAAAAAAAGAGATCATATTACTTCATACTTAGAATTCATATTACACGAAATCGATAAAGAAGTAAAAGGTAATTTCGAAATTATCACACCTTCAAATCCAATAGAAAGAGCGTCTCAATTGTCTGTTTTTTTACACGGAGAAGGAAGAAGTTTATTCGAATACTTAATGAAAAACGGAGTTATTACAGATTGGCGTGAACCAAATGTAATTCGTTTAGCACCAGTTCCTCTTTATTGCTCTTATGAAGATATGTTTGATTTTGGACAAATTCTGAAAAAAGGAATTTTAGGGAAGTAAGTTAGAGCAATTTCTCGCAAAGTCGCAGAGTCGCAAAGTGTTTTAAGGCAGTGCCTAAGTGCTGTTTGTCATTTCGACGAAGGAGAAATCACACACGAAATTCCGTACCTAGAATCGCCAATCTTTGTCGATTTTCTAGTGTGATTTCTCCTTCGTCGAAATGACATAAAATGAGGAAAAACTTTGCGACTTTGCGGCTTTGCGAGATTTTTTATGCGGATAAAAGAAAAATCTGCTTAATCTGCAAAATCTGCGAGAACAAAAAAACGTCTCATCCACGTCCCAATTCATTACAATCTTTAAATTCTGTAACCATTTGATAAAATCATGTAACTTCATCAAAAGAGATCTCCTTTACTTTGTAGTGTAATAATTTTAAAAACTACAATCATGAAAGCCTTATATATTTTATTCGCCGCTTTATCAATTGTTTCCTGTCAAAACCAAGGACAAGGAAAAGAGGATATCAATAAAGCAAAACAAGCTAGCATTGATTCAATGAAAGTCGAAATAAATAGACAGAGAGTTATTGATTCGATGCGAACAGAGATGGCCAATTTGAGAGAGGAAAGAAGTCAAGAAAAAAGAATTGAGTCTCAAAAAGTTGTAGTAGTACACCAACAAGCTGATGGAACTGCAACAACAACTACAACCAAAAAGAAAGGTTGG is a window encoding:
- a CDS encoding 3-phosphoshikimate 1-carboxyvinyltransferase, with the translated sequence MNLLLQTTQHNLQGQIAVTGSKSETNRLLLLKALFPNITLANTSNSDDSEVMQKALIGNDEIVDIHHAGTAMRFLTAYFAVNEGREVVMTGSSRMQERPIKILVEALGQLGVEISYEKEEGYPPIRIKGKKVTASKVTLAANVSSQYISALLLVASKLENGLELTLEGEITSIPYIKMTLALLNDLDIQTSFEGNVIKVFPKAAVETKEMVVESDWSSASYFFSLVALADTASITLSSYKENSLQGDSELVSLYENLGVKTTFQDNKMTLVKQENFKFETVNFELNNTPDIAQTIVVTCLGLGIGCHLTGLHTLKIKETDRLEALRIELTKLGANISVTNDSLTLTASENINHNVKIATYNDHRMAMAFAPLALKVPIIIENAEVVSKSYPDFWNDLKELNFQISEL
- a CDS encoding DUF3857 domain-containing protein, producing MKFIKLFSLSILLLFISKVTAQEFKLGKVSIAELEQKVHPKDSSAVAAILYKKGEVRIEYDQNEGFVTFTDVETRIKIYKKEGYNWATQAVWYYNQSSFKERVFFTDAVTYNLVNGKIEKTKLKSDGTFDEVLNKYRGQKKITMPNVKEGSVIEFRYTIKCPSDRIIRDWDFQTSIPVNYSEFSTFIPEYYVFNLRQKGYIFPKTTTVKNPKSVVLTSKERSDNGNVSHTTFSTGKLDYVETQTTFKAVDFPAMKEESFVNNIDNYLSSVAHELSMIKYPNSTMKEYSTDWNSVVKTIYDYDDFGPELNKTGYFEDNLKTLLVGKNTPEEKIQTILSYVQSNVKWNGYMGYSCDSGVKKAYKEKTGNIADINLMLTAMLRYSGLTANPVLVSTRSNGIALFPNRNAFNYVIAAVETEQGNILIDASEKFSTPNVLPLRVLNWSGRLIRKDGTSQEIDLMPSKPSSDNVFMNYSIDADGKVTGKTRRQSTDYNAMITRDNMSSVKEEEYLEKLENSNNKIEISEYIRTNEKDILLPTIETYSFTGNNLCEVIGGKIYVSPMLFFTNDENPFKQEVREYPVDFSYPFLDKYNITIQIPEGFAVETLPAPAILNMEDNLGTFKFNIAASGNALQLSIAHQINDAVVSAEKYEMLKEYYKVMIAKETEKIVLKRI
- a CDS encoding nucleotide pyrophosphohydrolase, which translates into the protein MDLKNAQLDVDTWIKEHGVRYFNELTNMAQLTEEVGEVARIIARRYGEQSEKESDKNKDLGEELADVVFVVLCLANQTGIDLQAAFDKKMDLKSVRDKDRHKNNDKLK
- a CDS encoding DUF3857 domain-containing protein, with the protein product MKSQSIVIVFLFSILSVSKINAQNQELGKVTIAELQEKVHPKDTTAPAAILFKKGKTFLTYNKDRGFSVNNIYEFKIKIYKKEGLDWANQKVRFYIGYESLNEDRVDFSDAVTYNLENGKIVKTKLDNQGSFTKNINKYWSEKIITLPNVKEGSIIEYKYVLRSENIVKLPDFQIQYDVPLNYFEYKTEIPEMYIYKPILIGRQPIVTDSKLINAGQSFENEHNQTARLSYRQINSTYSGKDIPALTEEPYVNNPVNYRGSIQHELERIRYVDQPDKDYTVTWEGVATTIFKDENFGKELNERSFFLQDVKRLLANVEAPGERLDIIFKFVQNKMNWNETRGCYTDKGVVKAYKDQTGNVAEINFILIDMLKIAGIDANPVLVSTIENGVPVYPTRTGFNYVIAAAEIDGKQILLDATNKFTAPNILPFNVINWKGRLIKKDGTSQEINLDPVIPSREISSLMVKMDAKGKMEGKVRIQRTDYDAYNFRVRNADKNEESYLEKFEEELGGLKISNYTVENKKTNLSGPVLETFAFTSENQSDIIKDKIFINPLLFFTRSKNPFKQENRQMAIYFGYITMERFAVNLEIPEGYMVESLPAPVRVTLGDKEIVFSLNTSSDGNKIQILSTKEINSSIFAADAYQGLKDLFQKMIASQNEKIILKKI